cagcgccagctgcacccaattgtgctcaacaccaccccctgcaggacaaagagcgACACAATCCCAGAAACCCCAACATGGGATGCTGTTTACTGAGACAAGAAGAGTCCAGAGAAGCAGCAAAATGTCTAAAAGCCTGTCAAACGTCTCCATAAGGCAATCTTTTTCAACCACTGTGCCGCGGCAGACAGTGTGTAGATATTGTCTGGTGTGCCTTGGAGAATTATataatttcttcttctgtcctctaGGTGGAGCTCCAAATTACTATCCCAACAGCTTCAGCGCCCCAGAGATCCAGCCTCAGTGCATGGAGTCAAAGTTCAAGGTGTATCCCGATGTGGCCCGTTACAACAGTTCAGATGAGGATAATGTCACTCaggtatttaaaaaatatatatattttacccTTTTCTTACAACTTTGCAGGTGGATTAATCTCCTCACATCTCACTTAAGTGGACAAATCCAGGGTTTCAACTCTTATTTGCGTCCTTAATTTCAGGTTCGCACCTTCTACACTGAGGTGCTCAATGATGAGGAGCGCCAGCGACTCTGTGAGAACTTTGCGGGATCCTTGAAGGGGGCTCAGCTCTTCATCCAGAAACGCATGGTGAGTCCAAACACTATCAGTACCCCAGGGATTCAGGCCATTTTCCCAGGCCTCTGCACGTGCAATTTATTGTGGTCACTTTAACCAAATGCTTATAAATTAGAAGAAACCCAAACAAGCTTATTTCCTGTGGGTTTGAGGTTTTGAGAGTGTCCTTGCAACTgcaattttgtttttctttctttcaatgcACTAACTGTAAATTTGTGTTGGAGTAATTATAATCTAACTTGACATTATTAGATGCTCAGTCtatgttctattttttttcattgttttctggTTTGTGCAGGTTGAGAACTTGAAGGCAATCCATCCAGACTACGCCAGCAGGGTCCAGATATTTCTCAACAAGTACAACGAGGAGGCGgagaaggtcagacacacacctttcaTGCACTTTGTTGCCCTTTCTGCCCATGTATCAAGGTTTTTTTGTTGGTAACAATGAATGGCGTACTGAGCCATTTCGTCTTCCTCTGCGCAATTTTGTCCTTTGCAGAATGCACACGTGCGCGTGTACACCCGTCCAGGAGCATCTGCCGTGGCTGCATCCTCCAAGATGTGATGGATTTAAAATTCCACCGATGGCATCCTTGCAAGTGAACAACCGCAAATGCACTTATTCCCAACTGCTAATAACAGTAACAGGAAGCCTGTTACTGCTCACTGAACAAACCTAATCCTTTCATGAGTGAtgattgtaaatattttatgtaGAGATGAACACATCTCGAAAGCcaatttcttcttctgcttctcctgctttggAAGATTGTGAGTTTTTGCTAGCATCTCTGTGTCTGTTCAAGAAGTTTATATCAGAGAACTCCTCGGTGCCTTCAGAAACCACTTCAGTCTCATTTATTTGTCTATAAAATTGGAATTTCAGGAGCTGTGAATTGATTTCCACAAGAAACAAGAATCCCTCCTTGCTTTGTGTTTATAAATTAAGTAGAACTGTATTATTAAGGACTGACCACACTGGCTTGGGGCAGTTATTTGACTTATTCTGCATTTCATGTGCATCTAAATGTAACATTAATAAAGTTGTAATAAGTGCTTGTGTTGTTGAGGAGCTGATCAGATGTAGATCTGCACAGAATCTGTTTTTAACTCAATGGTTTTGAATCAGACGTCGAGAAAGTGATTTCTGAGCACTTCCTGTAAGATTCACTGCAATTTTAAACCAAAAATCACCATCTGCTTCCAAAAATGAAGTGCTAACGTCATTTCCAAACCTTGAAAAGCTACTAACAGGTTGTTGATAATAAAATTGAACCCTCACACCCAAGTTTTTGGTTTGGTGTCGATAATAATTGTAATTATCCTTAACAGACCTGAGACCTGTCATGTTCTCCTTTGAACCACCGGTGGGACCAGCTGCTGTTACTGTAGCCTTTGAAACATCCTGACGATGTTCTGAGTCTATTCAAAATCCACTTAACTGGGTTACTGAGCAGACGTCTGCTCTGACTATTGTTCCATATTGATCGTTCATTTTTCAGTGCAGTCCATTCAGAGTCCTTCATATTTTATTCCTATTGATGGTCGTGAATGTTGTTGAACTTTCTCTTCAGCCAAACTTTCCAAACTGGAGATGCTGGATGATTCAAGACTGTTTGCATTTTAGCTGCAGGTTTAGTTTATAAACTGAGTGGAACGGGTCCAAAGTGTAAACACATTCATGCTTTCTGTGTAAAGTGAAACCTACCGTCCAGAtccctcctcccaccatccaccccacacacacacactcacacatcttTGTGGGAGTGAGTTTCAAgaatttctttttgtttcacttCTGGGTTGTTGGTTCACAGTTGGCCTCTCTCCGCCTCCCATAAATCCGAACTGGTATCTGGAACTCAGCACTTCTTTGCTGCATCTGAGTTCTAAAGCATCTTTCTGAAAACCTCTGAGCTGATGACGATGAATCCAGCCATGCAGCCCATGGAAAAAATTTCGATGCTTGGGCCCAGCGACGACTTCCCCGGAGGGCCTCCCGGAGCTCCATATCCATCCACAGTAGTGAACATCCCCGCCGAGCCGCCCAAGGACCATTTTATCTGGTCCATCATCTGCTTTGCTTACCCCAACATCTTTTGCCTGGGACTGGCAGCTCTCATCTACTCTGTCAAGGTGAGTTTCTGAGGATTTTGTCATGAATCACCAGATTATCAGGTCACACCTTTTTTGGGATTTAAAAAGAAGGTTTAGCTTGAggatttcaccatttttccattGCAGGCCAGAGACAGAAAGATGATGGGGGATATGAACGGGGCTCAGCACTATGCCTCCACCGCCCGCTCCCTCAACATCTTGTCCACTgtgctgttttctgtgtttttcctcattggCTTAATCACAGTCATTGTTGTAGTTGTGCAGATAAAGCAGATGCACACCTTCACAAGACAGAATAACTATTATTATGGTTGAAGAATTTGGGCCTCATTGGCACATGAAtgatgtgaaagaaaaaaaaagtgtttagCCAGAAatatgagggttttttttataaatcattcTCAACTTCCtaataaaaatgaagatgaaCTCAACTCAGCTTGGACTATTTGTCAGTAAACTCTGAAAGTATGAACATTCATTCTAGATTAGACTGTTGAAGACACCTTTATGTGTTGCAACATGGCAAGTGTACCCACTTCAGAGAGGAATTTGAGGAGTTGCTCAATAAACCGGTCCATCTCGAACCTCAAAGAGTTGCATCATTCCCTTTTTTCCTGGGCAATTTTGGATTGCACAACACTGGAACGCCTATTGGAAAAGAGAACTTAGACTTTGCCCTATTGTGATCAATACCTCAACTTCAATCTAAACACACTATAAGataaaaattatatatatacagtgatccctcgtttatcgcgggagttgcgttccaaaaataacacgcgaaaagtgaaatccgtgaagtagtcagctttttttttttttattattttacaatgcaatactgaactatagaatgaaaccaaaaatcaaaacctgttttaaagccccaaatttgtttaaaacaataattatgatatagtaatacaaggttggaaacattgggccagattcaccaatatgttcttaagaatcttcttagattctttcttaagttgttattaagaagttttttaagaaaaccctacgtcggattcatcaacgcgttcgtaagccccagaattgttcgcagctgtgttcttagattgatgaatgccatctgttcgtaagttgaaagcgcgtgccaggtgagtctaattaacatacgattagcataagtcaccgcccactaatgcccataaaaggaactgcagcaggaccctgtagacagagcaaaaagcagccaaatgcccaaagcgaaatgcccaaagcttgcctctccacgcctgatttctgacgccgtgttgaacaatcaagaaaggatggctaacacgcttgataaaaattgcctcaaccctgatgactatagccaacacgcttaaagaaatcaacgagaatgtaaaaaaaagaagaatgtaaaaaaaataaacgtgtaaaagctgtgctcggattgtgacaataatgcattttattcacaaacgggcaattaatcgcgctcgaacgtgaaccgcgtgcctgcagtctggccccatcattgcgtcaggacgcacatcctcagggggttgtggctctgtgtccaaacacatccagcgcccctttaacatgccgatggtgcgttcaatggtggagcgactgcgcgcatgcatctgattgaataaaactcctgtggagtctgagggttggtcagtggtgtcaacaaccagggagccagggcatatcctcgatcccctaataaaataaatcaagataaaatcaaataaaaagacagttttggcatggtttccaatttggttggttaatgttaagtcattggcacatttacgtaattttaaaattctccgtaaatcaccaaaaataggaaataaacaaataaataaataaatatgacagaattatcattgtaatattgaattttattgaactgcacaagagaagaaaacccaaccatgccaacatgtcggcactgaaatgtgcgcaagagtactcctgagtgttcgtaggatttgttcttacctacgcataaatccaggataagaagaaattggtgaatgccacaatcttcaaaaaatgttcgtaagtgggacttaagaacaaatttgttcgtaagaacgtttcgtgaatctggcccattgttatgggtagttgttgccgctctttctttttctgagcaagaagatttttataaacggatatgccaccttcgattatatttgagaactgcaatgaacgactcgcaaaaaaaatccgtgaagcagcgaagccgtgaaagatgaaacgcgatatagcgagggatcactgtatatatataatattatatattacacCATGCACATTTAAAGTTAATCCCTGTTTAATATCAGAACTGGCTAGTTTAAGTAAATTCTAAACAGACAGCAGTCATTgctcatttctctttctctgcaagtgtgtgtgtgtgtgtgtgtgtgtgtgtgtgtgtgtttcatatgAAATGAAAGAGCAGGATGTGGGATGTTACGATACGTGGTAgtacaggacccgaacgcaggccaggacaccaTGGTGGAGTGGTCAAAAcggttttatttacagggaaggggagcacacacaatagaaacagtcctcctggaccgcagggggatcgggaggcagcgtccgaccgtcacaggtccatcggcgagtccccacaccagacgcagtccccctggactgctgggTCCTCAACCcgcagcagtcctccaggaccgacgaggactcgggagtccggcgcgacacgctcaccacacgaacgtgccccgagaccctTGAAAAGAATTATTATATCTTGTcagcatcttttatcttgttagcatgtgttatactatatgtttttgttttctgttacagttagtttagaagttagggatagtatataatctttagtaggaataaacataagcaagtcagttgacccttccttgacatgaatgttgtttggaCGGTTggggccaggaggagacagtcagacggaaagtggtagacccccatcgtaaaatgtgacagcatagtttactggtgttgataagttcctcggcagaAATAAGATCTCTGATCTGGCCATCTGGGGacgataatggagaagaaggaccgcaccaacaccaaaggaggctggaagaagaagatgaggtcatccaagaagaaggactggattggactgaattagcatcaataatttacatatgtttttctataaaagactgggtcaagggatagttaggttgtcagacttcatgccctgacaattaactctgttgttgctagggttatgaactggcccagagctctgtatatttgtatcttgaattgattctatttgctaaatacattttgaaattggcatttgtttacttgaagtcttcatttaaagaagacgcggattggcagtgacacacgagaggtattgcaatccaacagttTGGtaaccccgacgtgatgaagacagaaaagtcatctgaggcaaagaattcaacaacggtcacttcggaggacaactgacgacaaagggatccctaataaaatttaagcagacacctgtttaatcaaaagttctgcacattggcaatttccaaatttgtcgtcactgtcaattgaagtgtcctagttataaattccagatacaaatatagaaaatattgaaacgactgcaggaattacagttcgagtccggaaaatagacggttagaggccaGAAGTACTATTGAAAGAAACAGggaagcgtcgaaggatacatgttgtggctatgacatgtgcagcagtgcacaattgcagatctagggggtTACCCAATGCCCAATGAAGGCAATCCTCCAATGAAGTGCCCAATgaagagaagcctccattagaaatccaaaccagacactgacatttaacaccactctttatccatcattactTACTAtcacttccccacccccatatcaattgccagttttgactattaatagtggtcagttagatgtggacagagatgaagaactgcaggagttacgtgagacagtgtgggaactttggagacaggttagaatgatcaaacagggacaggaagaggttgaagataacttaggaaaaattgaatttagagAAGAATCCCAGGTGGTTcaccctaaaatctcccaacagactacatttaaaaaacaggacagtcaaaaatcgtctttaaaacacttagcaatcaaacaaaacaagtgaaaagagctgatccctcaggaggatttgccagggctgaacgcagggaggagaaggcaagactgatttatggcagtgataaagaggagagcgagagtaagacagacacccttaaacttccggctacatttattggggaattggagcttcaggagcctgttgaattTCAGAccgaattatatgaaaaagatccaggttcaagtatggaaaattatgaatcagaatcaagggaagagagtgagtgtgagtatagaggtgaaccgttgacaagggccataaacaatgaggaggtgggtcaaacaggaatacacacaaggagtaaggggcccgtttcaggactGCCGCAactacaggcccctctgatacagaaaagaggaggacaggaaccagtatatgttccatttgctatcacagacattaattgtttagtgaataagatgcccccacccgcagagggaggcggcaagtggatgtccagcctttttagtttaacacagagcatgcagttggcgatgggagactttagaggaattttagggagacaagtgtctctctgggatttggataaggtcgaggtagcagcaggtattaaagatagacctaatgctgcacgttttgggccttgtgcaaccagggttggtgaagctatgagacagatatttccaatatctccaggagcaatgcagaacttaagatttaagtgggagtaaagtgagtcggcacatgggttccttacgaggtgtaaagaggaatggatgtgtgccacagggtgccatcctggctcagataatctacacaccacttagttccgtcaggcaataattttaggacttccacaattagtgaaagaagccatggaaggaaatcctgaccttccaggcagtacagcggatgtctgggagagacatctctctTACcatatcaacacatttaaagttaaacaacagggaaagaaagagggggtgatgacagcccaggaacagctcctaaaaatacagttagatgaggcactgAAAAAGTTTAATGATAAACGAAAGGAatagaaacagatggttcagcggtttcctcggcaggtgcagccagatcagttaggtCCGCAGCAAaattttgctccgataaacccgtattgggtcagtccaaggggaggcatgtgtgggagacgcggcgggcagggatacggcttgataggcgggtacttaggccgagatcagtgtcacgcctgcaaagggtatggtcattggcaaagggactgtccatatcacaactacccggaggtaccaggcagtgttccaccatctcatggaatttatcaccggagccgatctcatctgacaccgtcgagcttgtggggttctcaggaagcccggaaagactgccgttttctgtgccattagtgactcgttttgctggacagactgtgttgcacccctttgtcatttcaccacattgccctatcaacctgttgggacgagatctcctggtgaggacaggagcagctattctgtgtggagataaaggtcttgtggtgcaatttcctaatggacgGAAattgaactgctgtatttcacaccaaggtgtgaagggacaaatgctgatgagtccgacaccctctccagaacaggaggTGTGGGTGGATATTTATtcgggagaacttgagcctgagacttcacctggtgtcggtgttgtggcattgtttcagagctggaggccctggctgtcgatgctaagtccttttgccccgccagttgatccctatcatgtcactctATTTTACGAGGgaataatgaggtgtatcaggatgcgtttagagaaaagttacagggaaatttctggatgattacatcaccgtgtttgtgtgtcgggcctgaaggtgtggctgcgcaggtcgactttgctgaacagaatgagtggtatgagagactgtaaaggaaatgttgtcatttctgggtcttgcgagctatagtagacattttattcctgcatattcagaaaagactacgcccctacgtgcaatggtgaatgaacagggaatgcgtgatttggcagctcggttaacatggacaactgagggagagaaagcgttcattgctcttaaacaggcactcacgatATCTGCATGTTTTGGCAGTTCTggaatataaagatactttctttttggatgtttctgaaggagaacatacagtaaatggtgttctctttcagaaaaaagggggtgaaaggaaagtattaatgtatgcaagtataatgctggaccccattgaaaacaggcagccaccatgtgtaaggtatatagcaggggtagcaaaacttttacaaaaaacagcacatttagtgatgggttacgctctgacagttcttacaacacatagtgtggtatcactggtcagctcagcagcattcaccatgacctcacttagacagaccaggatggaccagATTTTAACGGCaacacacataacatacactcATGAAGGGATAAGtatggcagatggtatgggagagggcgaaccacacagatgtgaggagaaagtgaagaaagatgaaaaaatcagagtagacCTCAAGGcggagccgttaaaggatccagatgaaatactattcacagacggctgttgtttcagacacccacaagaggggctgaaagctgcctatgcaatagttagaaaatcGGAAGAAGATTTTGaagaagtggaaacaggaaacctaacaggtaaagagtcagcacaacttgcagaattgaaggcagttattagagcattagaaatatcaaagggaaagagagtgaccatctatacagattcagcatatgtagtgggagctaTCCAGTTAGAACgttgtcaatggttgcgggcaggttttaatacagcatcaggatctcctataaaacatgaggcagagaagaggcaactgacacaggcactcatggaaccagcggaggtcgcagtcgtaaaatgcaaaggtcatAGTAAAGAGAACtttctggagggaagaggtaatgaggctgcagatcaggcagcaaagaaggctgcaggttataaaccaagttacaatttgttgttggcagagaaaacagtccatgaaatgcttccaagatatgacagggaaagacttagttgtgatcaa
The nucleotide sequence above comes from Takifugu rubripes chromosome 9, fTakRub1.2, whole genome shotgun sequence. Encoded proteins:
- the LOC115250996 gene encoding catalase-like → MLFTETRRVQRSSKMSKSLSNVSIRQSFSTTVPRQTVCRYCLVCLGELYNFFFCPLGGAPNYYPNSFSAPEIQPQCMESKFKVYPDVARYNSSDEDNVTQVRTFYTEVLNDEERQRLCENFAGSLKGAQLFIQKRMVENLKAIHPDYASRVQIFLNKYNEEAEKNAHVRVYTRPGASAVAASSKM
- the LOC101069210 gene encoding dispanin subfamily A member 2b-like — its product is MTMNPAMQPMEKISMLGPSDDFPGGPPGAPYPSTVVNIPAEPPKDHFIWSIICFAYPNIFCLGLAALIYSVKARDRKMMGDMNGAQHYASTARSLNILSTVLFSVFFLIGLITVIVVVVQIKQMHTFTRQNNYYYG